A single genomic interval of Nycticebus coucang isolate mNycCou1 chromosome 21, mNycCou1.pri, whole genome shotgun sequence harbors:
- the CEBPB gene encoding CCAAT/enhancer-binding protein beta, whose protein sequence is MQRLVAWDPACLPLPPPPAFKSMEVANFYYEADCLAAAYGGKAAPTARPGPRPPAGELGSIGDHERAIDFSPYLEPLGAPQAPAPATATATDTFEAAPPAPAPAPASSGQHHDFLSDLFSDDYGGKNCKKAAEYSYVSLGRLGAAKGALHPGCFAPLHPPPPPPPPPAELKAEPGFEPADCKRKEEAGAPGGGAAGMAAGFPYALRAYLGYQAVPSGSSGSLSTSSSSSPPGTPSPADAKAPPAACYAGAAPAPSQVKTKAKKTVDKHSDEYKIRRERNNIAVRKSRDKAKMRNLETQHKVLELTAENERLQKKVEQLSRELSTLRNLFKQLPEPLLASSGHC, encoded by the coding sequence ATGCAACGCCTGGTGGCCTGGGACCCAGCATGTCTCCCCCTGCCGCCGCCTCCTGCCTTTAAATCCATGGAAGTGGCCAACTTCTACTACGAGGCGGACTGCTTGGCTGCTGCGTACGGCGGCAAGGCGGCCCCCACGGCCAGACCCGGGCCGCGCCCCCCCGCCGGCGAGCTGGGTAGCATAGGCGACCACGAGCGCGCCATCGACTTCAGCCCGTACCTGGAGCCGCTGGGCGCGCCGCAGGCCCCGGCGCCGGCCACCGCCACGGCCACGGACACCTTTGAGGCGGCTCCGCCTGCGCCCGCCCCCGCGCCCGCCTCCTCCGGGCAGCACCACGACTTCCTCTCCGACCTCTTCTCCGACGACTACGGGGGCAAGAACTGTAAGAAGGCGGCCGAGTACAGCTACGTGAGCCTGGGACGCCTGGGGGCCGCCAAGGGCGCGCTGCACCCCGGCTGCTTCGCGCCCCTGCAcccgccgcccccgccgccgccgccgcccgccgaGCTCAAGGCGGAGCCGGGCTTCGAGCCCGCGGACTGCAAGCGGAAGGAGGAGGCCGGAGCGCCGGGCGGCGGCGCCGCAGGCATGGCGGCCGGCTTCCCGTACGCGCTGCGCGCCTACCTCGGCTACCAGGCGGTGCCGAGCGGCAGCAGCGGGAGCCTCTCCACGTCTTCGTCGTCCAGTCCTCCAGGCACGCCGAGTCCAGCAGACGCCAAGGCGCCCCCGGCCGCCTGCTACGCTGGAGCCGCGCCGGCGCCCTCGCAGGTCAAGACCAAGGCCAAGAAGACCGTGGACAAGCACAGCGACGAGTACAAGATACGGCGCGAGCGCAATAACATCGCCGTGCGCAAGAGCCGCGACAAGGCCAAGATGCGCAACCTGGAGACGCAGCACAAGGTTCTGGAGCTCACGGCCGAGAACGAGCGGCTCCAGAAGAAGGTGGAGCAGCTGTCGCGCGAGCTCAGCACCCTGCGGAACTTGTTCAAGCAGCTGCCCGAGCCCCTGCTCGCCTCTTCTGGCCACTGCTAG